Proteins co-encoded in one Lycium ferocissimum isolate CSIRO_LF1 unplaced genomic scaffold, AGI_CSIRO_Lferr_CH_V1 ctg2187, whole genome shotgun sequence genomic window:
- the LOC132043185 gene encoding uncharacterized protein LOC132043185, whose product MSPKIDFISDISSNKMMWTLKVHVVRFWKVTDIENADNVLSLEMLLQGERGGRIQASLGKSVMNRFQIEIKELGLYYMKNFVVGPNKLKYKTNNHQFKLMFTHRTSVEETVDAHFGMEVFNFRPFEHLINQVNVEDTKLFDVIGEIVSYGPIQEHKQGDKSSAFMNVELQDHENNNVSATFWGEFVDNTCFKVLVMQLIRAYKFQGKYSVRNSWHASKLWINPDLPQVAEFSSRLENVRGEKSERISQISSQRNYSASEELASGTAQVKTIGNLVECLQEGSFWIVATIVYIELKNGWSYLSCIKCAKKVYKVGSKFNCLKCKSNKNSAQTRYRLQVRVTDNSGSVSLLIWDRDATKLIGKIANELRAGLLEKSGATDAFSYPSEMDNILDRRVIFKVAVKSDNIENHDEVYGVIKFSEDEDLIK is encoded by the exons ATGTCTCCCAAAATTGACTTTATTAGCGATATATCGAGTAATAAGATGATGTGGACCTTAAAGGTTCACGTAGTGCGATTCTGGAAGGTTACTGATATTGAAAATGCCGACAACGTATTGTCGCTAGAGATGCTGTTGCAGGGTGAGAGG GGGGGTCGTATTCAGGCATCTTTGGGAAAATCTGTTATGAATAGGTTCCAAATAGAGATAAAGGAACTAGGACTATATTATATGAAGAATTTCGTGGTTGgcccaaataaactaaaatataaGACCAACAATCACCAATTTAAGCTAATGTTCACCCATAGAACGAGTGTGGAGGAAACAGTTGATGCACACTTTGGTATGGAAGTCTTCAATTTTCGACCATTTGAGCACTTGATAAATCAAGTGAACGTTGAGGATACTAAACTATTCG ATGTCATAGGAGAGATTGTTAGTTACGGACCTATACAAGAACACAAGCAAGGTGATAAGTCCAGCGCTTTTATGAATGTTGAACTCCAGGATCATGA GAATAATAATGTTTCAGCTACTTTTTGGGGGGAATTTGTGGATAACACTTGTTTCAAGGTTTTGGTTATGCAGCTAATACGAGCTTATAAGTTTCAAG GTAAATATTCTGTACGTAATTCTTGGCATGCTTCGAAACTCTGGATTAATCCAGATTTGCCTCAAGTTGCAGAATTTAGTTCCAG ATTGGAAAATGTGCGTGGGGAGAAATCCGAGAGGATTTCTCAAATATCCTCTCAACGTAATTATTCTGCTTCGGAAGAGTTGGCTTCTGGAACGGCTCAAGTTAAAACAATCGGAAACTTGGTTGAGTGTCTTCAG GAAGGGAGCTTCTGGATTGTTGCCACTATAGTGTATATAGAACTTAAGAACGGTTGGTCGTATTTGAGCTGCATAAAATGCGCCAAGAAGGTTTACAAAGTGGGCAGTAAATTTAACTGCCTGAAGTGTAAAAGCAACAAAAATTCTGCTCAAACCAG GTATAGACTACAAGTTAGAGTGACGGATAATAGTGGCTCTGTTTCTTTGTTAATTTGGGATCGCGATGCGACAAAGCTCATCGGTAAGATTGCTAATGAATTAAGAGCGGGATTACTTGAG AAGTCTGGCGCTACTGATGCATTTTCATATCCATCGGAAATGGATAACATTCTGGATAGAAGGGTCATATTTAAAGTGGCTGTAAAGAGCGACAACATAGAGAACCACGATGAAGTTTATGGTGTTATTAAATTCAGTGAAGATGAGGATCTCATTAAGTAG